Below is a genomic region from Salinirussus salinus.
CTCTCGGCCCCGACGGTCTGCTCGCCCTTTGGCCTCTATGACTGCTCGCCGATGTCGGACGGCGGCAGCGCCGCCCTGCTGGTCAGCGAGGAGTTTGCCGACGAGCACGGGCTCGACCCGGAAGTCGCCATCGCGGGCACCGGCCAGGGCGGCGACCGGATGGCGCTGCACGACCGGGTCTCGATGACCCGCACCCCCGCGGCCGAACGGGCCGCCGAGGCGGCCTACGAGGACGCCGGCGTCGGCCCCCAGGACATCGACGTCGCGGAGGTCCACGACTGCTTCACCATCGCGGAGGTGCTCGCGCTGGAAGCGCTGGGCTTCTACGAGGCCGGCGAAGCCATCAGTGCCGCGACCGACGGCGAGACCGACATGGACGGCGACCTGCCGGTCAACCTCTCTGGCGGGCTCAAGGCCAAGGGCCACCCCGTCGGCGCGACCGGCGGCGCCCAGATATCCGAGCTGACGAAGCTGCTCCGCGGGGACCACGTCAACAGCGACGCCGTCGCCGACGCCGAGGTGGGGCTGACCCACAACGCCGGCGGGACGGTCGCGAGTTGTGTCGTGAACGTGTTGGAGGTGGTTGCATGAGCGAACGGAGTGAGCGAGTGCAACGACGCCAGAGCTCCGCTCTGGAGGTGATAGCATGAGCGAGGACGGGCCGCGGGACGCGGGCTACGACGACTTCCTCGACGCCGTCGAGGCGGGCGAGCCCTACTATCTGGAGAGCCCCAGCGGCAACGGCTGGCTGCCGCCCCGGGAGTTCGACCCCGAGACCGGCGAGCGGGAGCTGACCGAGGAGCCGCTACCGGAGACCGGCGAGGTACTCACCAAGACGGTCGTCAACGTCGCCGGTCCCTCCTTCGCCGACGACGCGCCCTATATCGTCGCGGTCGCGCAGTTCGGCCCGGTCCGGCTGACCGGCCAGATCCGCGTCGAGGGACAGAAACGCGGCGTCGGGTCGGAGGAAGTCGAGGTCGGCCAGGCGGTCGAGATCGACGTCGGTCACAACGAGACCGAGGGCGAACGCGTGGTCGTCCTCGAGCCGGTCTGACAGGCGGCACACCCTTGCCGGTGCTCCGCCGCCGGCTCGCGGACGACGGCAGTAGGGTCAGTCGTCCGCGCTGGCGGCCGGGGCCTCGACATCTATCCGGCCGGCGTCCAGTTCCGCCTCGACCTCGCGGGCGGCCCGGACCATGTTCTCCATCTTCTGATACGCGACCTCGCGGGGCAACAGCTTCAGCCCGCAATCGGGCGAGATGGTCAGCCGCTCGGGCGGGACGACCTTCAACCCCTGTTTGATGTTCTCTTTGATCTCCGCGACCGATTCGACCTCGGCGGTGTGGTTGTCGACGACGCCCAGCGCAAGGTCCAGCGTGAACGGGGGGTCGGTGAAGACGTCGATCTGCGCGAAGTCGTCGTTGGTGAGCTCGAGGTCGAGTTCGTCGACCGGGAAATCGAGCGCCTCGGGGTAGATCCGGGAGTAGTCGCCGTAGCAGACGTGCAGCCCGACCCGGACGTCGTCGGGGACGTCGGCGACGATGTGTTCCAGGGCCTCGCCGACCAGCGCGTGGTCGTCCGGCGTCGTGGCGAGGGCGGGCTCGTCGATCTGGATGTAGCGGGCGCCGGCCTCGACGAGGGCGTCGATCTCCTCGTTGACCAGGTCCGCCAGGTCCAGTGCCAGCTCGCGCTCGGTGTCGTAGGCCTCGTTAAAGGACCAGGACGCCAGCGTGTACGGGCCCGTGATGGGAACCTTGACCGGCGAGTCGGCGACCGAGGCGGTGAACTCGTACTCGGAGACGAGCCACTCCCGGTCGCGCTCGAGTTCGCTGACCACGGATGGCTTGTCGAAGTAGTTGTGCCCCCACACCTTCACGCGGCCGTTGAACTCGTAGCCGTCGATCCGGTGGGCGAAGTACTCGACCATCTCGTTGCGCCGCATCTCGCCGTCCGTGACGACGTCCAGGCCGGCCCGCTCGTGTTCCTCGGTGATGAGACGGGCCGCGTCATCCGTCGCTTCCGCCCAGTTCTCGTCGGTGAAGCCGGTGTCGTCATCCTCGTGGAGTTCGCGGACCCGGTCGAGCCACTTGGGCTTCCTGTAGCTGCCGACGACCGTCGTCAGCAGGAAGTGGTCGTTGGGGTGGTCGTCGGGCCGGAACTGCTCGCGGTTGCTCATGCAGTCACCTCCGGCCCCGCGGCCGCAGCCTCTGCCAGCGCGTCCAGCTTGGCCTCGAACTTGTTGACCGGGAGGTAGAACAGCTCGGTGTTGGCAGTGGCGTAGACGGTTCCGAAGTCCTCGTTGGGCGTGCCCTCCTCGAACCACTCGACCCGCTCGCGGACCGTGTCGGGGCTCTCGACCAGCGTGTTCTGGCCGTCGACCAGGCCCAGCGCAACGTCGTCGGTGGTGCCGTACTCCTGGACGTTGTAGAGGTTGTCGTCGGCCTCGCTCACGAGGTCGTAGCCGAGCGCGTCGATGTCGGCGTCGAGGACGTGGGCGTGGGCCTTCTCGGTCAGCGCCCCCCAGTAGGGGTAGAGAACGACCTCGGCGTCGGCTGCGCCGGCGACGGTGTCGATGGCCTCGCTGACCCGCTCGCCGGCCTCGCCCGGCGGCTCCGTGACGAGCGAGGGCGCCAGCAGAAAGAGCGTCTCCATGGGCGGGCACTCCCGGACCTCCGCGGCGAGGAAGTCGGCGACCGCGTCCAGGAACTCCGCCTCGTCGCCGTAGTGCTCGTCGGTGGCGAGGTCGGCGAGCGAGTACGGGTCCGGCAGGACGCCCTGGAGCTGCTCGCTGGCGACGTCGACCGCATCGAGTTCGGCGGCCACGTCGCCGGTGGCCGACAGGTCACCGGTGACGACCGGCTCGCGGTAGAAGTTGTTGTTGTCGTAGTAGCGGACGATGCCGCGGGTCTCG
It encodes:
- a CDS encoding thiolase domain-containing protein; this translates as MTAPRVAGVGMTAFGKSPERTGRELFAEAARKAYDDAGLGPDAVEEVFYGNFMGQHAEQQGHSGPLAADSAGVTAPATRIESACASSGAAVRLGVERVRNGAADCVLVGGGERMTNLSTPEGTAGLASAADALWEIKAGVTFPGAYSLMANRYFHEHGGDREDLAAIAVKNHRHAAENPLAQFQREITVEDVLSAPTVCSPFGLYDCSPMSDGGSAALLVSEEFADEHGLDPEVAIAGTGQGGDRMALHDRVSMTRTPAAERAAEAAYEDAGVGPQDIDVAEVHDCFTIAEVLALEALGFYEAGEAISAATDGETDMDGDLPVNLSGGLKAKGHPVGATGGAQISELTKLLRGDHVNSDAVADAEVGLTHNAGGTVASCVVNVLEVVA
- a CDS encoding Zn-ribbon domain-containing OB-fold protein, translated to MSEDGPRDAGYDDFLDAVEAGEPYYLESPSGNGWLPPREFDPETGERELTEEPLPETGEVLTKTVVNVAGPSFADDAPYIVAVAQFGPVRLTGQIRVEGQKRGVGSEEVEVGQAVEIDVGHNETEGERVVVLEPV
- a CDS encoding methionine synthase, whose protein sequence is MSNREQFRPDDHPNDHFLLTTVVGSYRKPKWLDRVRELHEDDDTGFTDENWAEATDDAARLITEEHERAGLDVVTDGEMRRNEMVEYFAHRIDGYEFNGRVKVWGHNYFDKPSVVSELERDREWLVSEYEFTASVADSPVKVPITGPYTLASWSFNEAYDTERELALDLADLVNEEIDALVEAGARYIQIDEPALATTPDDHALVGEALEHIVADVPDDVRVGLHVCYGDYSRIYPEALDFPVDELDLELTNDDFAQIDVFTDPPFTLDLALGVVDNHTAEVESVAEIKENIKQGLKVVPPERLTISPDCGLKLLPREVAYQKMENMVRAAREVEAELDAGRIDVEAPAASADD
- a CDS encoding 5-methyltetrahydropteroyltriglutamate--homocysteine methyltransferase, which codes for MSRVVATTPGLYPLPDWAKDELADLKGRQKEDLISGDEGEDLTAAYDRARAEVVERQQEAGLDRVVEGQLRWDDMLAHPLAVNDAVETRGIVRYYDNNNFYREPVVTGDLSATGDVAAELDAVDVASEQLQGVLPDPYSLADLATDEHYGDEAEFLDAVADFLAAEVRECPPMETLFLLAPSLVTEPPGEAGERVSEAIDTVAGAADAEVVLYPYWGALTEKAHAHVLDADIDALGYDLVSEADDNLYNVQEYGTTDDVALGLVDGQNTLVESPDTVRERVEWFEEGTPNEDFGTVYATANTELFYLPVNKFEAKLDALAEAAAAGPEVTA